From a region of the Eulemur rufifrons isolate Redbay chromosome 7, OSU_ERuf_1, whole genome shotgun sequence genome:
- the SEC13 gene encoding protein SEC13 homolog isoform X2 — MTTASLSRLLLISPVLFRQQFSSVKTKNTIGAAVSDTDLLVSVINTVDTSHEDMIHDAQMDYYGTRLATCSSDRSVKIFDVRNGGQILIADLRGHEGPVWQVAWAHPMYGNILASCSYDRKVIIWKEENGTWEKTHEHSGHDSSVNSVCWAPHDYGLILACGSSDGAISLLTYTGEGQWEVKKINNAHAIGCNAVSWAPAVVPGSLIDQPSGQKPNYIKKFASGGCDNLIKLWKEEEDGQWKEEQKLEAHSDWVRDVAWAPSIGLPTSTIASCSQDGRVFIWTCDDASGNTWSPKLLHKFNDVVWHVSWSITANILAVSGGDNKVTLWKESVDGQWVCISDVNKGQGSVSASVTEGQQNEQ; from the exons ATGACGACCGCGTCGCTGTCGCGTCTCCTGCTAATCTCTCCTGTCCTCTTCCGTCAACAATTCTCTTCTgtcaaaaccaaaaacaccatAGGAGCTGCTGTATCTGATACCGACCTCTTA GTGTCAGTAATTAACACTGTGGACACCTCCCATGAGGACATGATT CACGATGCCCAGATGGACTACTATGGCACCCGCCTGGCAACCTGCTCATCAGATAGGTCTGTCAAAATCTTCGACGTGCGCAATGGAGGGCAGATCCTCATCGCCGACCTCAGGGG TCACGAGGGTCCCGTGTGGCAAGTGGCCTGGGCCCACCCCATGTACGGCAATATCCTGGCGTCCTGCTCCTATGACCGGAAAGTCATTATCTGGAAAGAAGAAAACGGCACCTGGGAGAAGACCCACGAGCACTCAGGACACGACTCCTCAG tAAACTCTGTGTGCTGGGCCCCCCACGACTATGGCCTGATCCTGGCCTGTGGGAGCTCGGATGGGGCTATCTCCCTGCTGACCTACACCGGGGAAGGCCAGTGGGAAGTGAAGAAGATCAACAACGCTCACGCT ATTGGCTGCAATGCTGTCAGCTGGGCCCCTGCTGTTGTACCTGGAAGCCTCATAGACCAGCCGTCAGGACAGAAACCCAATTACATCAAGAAGTTTGCATCAGGTGGCTGTGACAACCTCATCAAGCTGTGGAA ggaggaggaggacggCCAGTGGAAGGAGGAGCAGAAGCTGGAAGCGCACAGTGACTGGGTCCGAGACGTGGCCTGGGCCCCCTCCATTGGCCTGCCCACCAGCACCATCGCCAGCTGTTCCCAG GATGGTCGTGTGTTTATTTGGACCTGTGATGATGCCTCGGGCAATACGTGGTCCCCCAAATTGCTGCACAAGTTCAATGACGTCGTGTGGCATGTGAGCTGGTCCATCACAGCCAACATTCTGGCCGTCTCCGGCGGAGACAATAAG GTGACCCTGTGGAAAGAGTCGGTTGACGGGCAGTGGGTGTGCATCAGTGATGTCAACAAGGGCCAGGGCTCCGTGTCAGCGTCAGTCACAGAAGGCCAGCAGAACGAACAGTGA
- the SEC13 gene encoding protein SEC13 homolog isoform X6, whose translation MVSVINTVDTSHEDMIHDAQMDYYGTRLATCSSDRSVKIFDVRNGGQILIADLRGHEGPVWQVAWAHPMYGNILASCSYDRKVIIWKEENGTWEKTHEHSGHDSSVNSVCWAPHDYGLILACGSSDGAISLLTYTGEGQWEVKKINNAHAIGCNAVSWAPAVVPGSLIDQPSGQKPNYIKKFASGGCDNLIKLWKEEEDGQWKEEQKLEAHSDWVRDVAWAPSIGLPTSTIASCSQDGRVFIWTCDDASGNTWSPKLLHKFNDVVWHVSWSITANILAVSGGDNKVTLWKESVDGQWVCISDVNKGQGSVSASVTEGQQNEQ comes from the exons ATG GTGTCAGTAATTAACACTGTGGACACCTCCCATGAGGACATGATT CACGATGCCCAGATGGACTACTATGGCACCCGCCTGGCAACCTGCTCATCAGATAGGTCTGTCAAAATCTTCGACGTGCGCAATGGAGGGCAGATCCTCATCGCCGACCTCAGGGG TCACGAGGGTCCCGTGTGGCAAGTGGCCTGGGCCCACCCCATGTACGGCAATATCCTGGCGTCCTGCTCCTATGACCGGAAAGTCATTATCTGGAAAGAAGAAAACGGCACCTGGGAGAAGACCCACGAGCACTCAGGACACGACTCCTCAG tAAACTCTGTGTGCTGGGCCCCCCACGACTATGGCCTGATCCTGGCCTGTGGGAGCTCGGATGGGGCTATCTCCCTGCTGACCTACACCGGGGAAGGCCAGTGGGAAGTGAAGAAGATCAACAACGCTCACGCT ATTGGCTGCAATGCTGTCAGCTGGGCCCCTGCTGTTGTACCTGGAAGCCTCATAGACCAGCCGTCAGGACAGAAACCCAATTACATCAAGAAGTTTGCATCAGGTGGCTGTGACAACCTCATCAAGCTGTGGAA ggaggaggaggacggCCAGTGGAAGGAGGAGCAGAAGCTGGAAGCGCACAGTGACTGGGTCCGAGACGTGGCCTGGGCCCCCTCCATTGGCCTGCCCACCAGCACCATCGCCAGCTGTTCCCAG GATGGTCGTGTGTTTATTTGGACCTGTGATGATGCCTCGGGCAATACGTGGTCCCCCAAATTGCTGCACAAGTTCAATGACGTCGTGTGGCATGTGAGCTGGTCCATCACAGCCAACATTCTGGCCGTCTCCGGCGGAGACAATAAG GTGACCCTGTGGAAAGAGTCGGTTGACGGGCAGTGGGTGTGCATCAGTGATGTCAACAAGGGCCAGGGCTCCGTGTCAGCGTCAGTCACAGAAGGCCAGCAGAACGAACAGTGA
- the SEC13 gene encoding protein SEC13 homolog isoform X5 has product MGEMVSVINTVDTSHEDMIHDAQMDYYGTRLATCSSDRSVKIFDVRNGGQILIADLRGHEGPVWQVAWAHPMYGNILASCSYDRKVIIWKEENGTWEKTHEHSGHDSSVNSVCWAPHDYGLILACGSSDGAISLLTYTGEGQWEVKKINNAHAIGCNAVSWAPAVVPGSLIDQPSGQKPNYIKKFASGGCDNLIKLWKEEEDGQWKEEQKLEAHSDWVRDVAWAPSIGLPTSTIASCSQDGRVFIWTCDDASGNTWSPKLLHKFNDVVWHVSWSITANILAVSGGDNKVTLWKESVDGQWVCISDVNKGQGSVSASVTEGQQNEQ; this is encoded by the exons ATGGGGGAAATG GTGTCAGTAATTAACACTGTGGACACCTCCCATGAGGACATGATT CACGATGCCCAGATGGACTACTATGGCACCCGCCTGGCAACCTGCTCATCAGATAGGTCTGTCAAAATCTTCGACGTGCGCAATGGAGGGCAGATCCTCATCGCCGACCTCAGGGG TCACGAGGGTCCCGTGTGGCAAGTGGCCTGGGCCCACCCCATGTACGGCAATATCCTGGCGTCCTGCTCCTATGACCGGAAAGTCATTATCTGGAAAGAAGAAAACGGCACCTGGGAGAAGACCCACGAGCACTCAGGACACGACTCCTCAG tAAACTCTGTGTGCTGGGCCCCCCACGACTATGGCCTGATCCTGGCCTGTGGGAGCTCGGATGGGGCTATCTCCCTGCTGACCTACACCGGGGAAGGCCAGTGGGAAGTGAAGAAGATCAACAACGCTCACGCT ATTGGCTGCAATGCTGTCAGCTGGGCCCCTGCTGTTGTACCTGGAAGCCTCATAGACCAGCCGTCAGGACAGAAACCCAATTACATCAAGAAGTTTGCATCAGGTGGCTGTGACAACCTCATCAAGCTGTGGAA ggaggaggaggacggCCAGTGGAAGGAGGAGCAGAAGCTGGAAGCGCACAGTGACTGGGTCCGAGACGTGGCCTGGGCCCCCTCCATTGGCCTGCCCACCAGCACCATCGCCAGCTGTTCCCAG GATGGTCGTGTGTTTATTTGGACCTGTGATGATGCCTCGGGCAATACGTGGTCCCCCAAATTGCTGCACAAGTTCAATGACGTCGTGTGGCATGTGAGCTGGTCCATCACAGCCAACATTCTGGCCGTCTCCGGCGGAGACAATAAG GTGACCCTGTGGAAAGAGTCGGTTGACGGGCAGTGGGTGTGCATCAGTGATGTCAACAAGGGCCAGGGCTCCGTGTCAGCGTCAGTCACAGAAGGCCAGCAGAACGAACAGTGA
- the SEC13 gene encoding protein SEC13 homolog isoform X4 — protein MSTVLKSQVRLYTYRACAGKDEMGEMVSVINTVDTSHEDMIHDAQMDYYGTRLATCSSDRSVKIFDVRNGGQILIADLRGHEGPVWQVAWAHPMYGNILASCSYDRKVIIWKEENGTWEKTHEHSGHDSSVNSVCWAPHDYGLILACGSSDGAISLLTYTGEGQWEVKKINNAHAIGCNAVSWAPAVVPGSLIDQPSGQKPNYIKKFASGGCDNLIKLWKEEEDGQWKEEQKLEAHSDWVRDVAWAPSIGLPTSTIASCSQDGRVFIWTCDDASGNTWSPKLLHKFNDVVWHVSWSITANILAVSGGDNKVTLWKESVDGQWVCISDVNKGQGSVSASVTEGQQNEQ, from the exons ATGTCTACCGTTCTGAAAAGTCAAGTTAGACTTTATACCTATAGGGCTTGTGCTGGAAAAGATGAAATGGGGGAAATG GTGTCAGTAATTAACACTGTGGACACCTCCCATGAGGACATGATT CACGATGCCCAGATGGACTACTATGGCACCCGCCTGGCAACCTGCTCATCAGATAGGTCTGTCAAAATCTTCGACGTGCGCAATGGAGGGCAGATCCTCATCGCCGACCTCAGGGG TCACGAGGGTCCCGTGTGGCAAGTGGCCTGGGCCCACCCCATGTACGGCAATATCCTGGCGTCCTGCTCCTATGACCGGAAAGTCATTATCTGGAAAGAAGAAAACGGCACCTGGGAGAAGACCCACGAGCACTCAGGACACGACTCCTCAG tAAACTCTGTGTGCTGGGCCCCCCACGACTATGGCCTGATCCTGGCCTGTGGGAGCTCGGATGGGGCTATCTCCCTGCTGACCTACACCGGGGAAGGCCAGTGGGAAGTGAAGAAGATCAACAACGCTCACGCT ATTGGCTGCAATGCTGTCAGCTGGGCCCCTGCTGTTGTACCTGGAAGCCTCATAGACCAGCCGTCAGGACAGAAACCCAATTACATCAAGAAGTTTGCATCAGGTGGCTGTGACAACCTCATCAAGCTGTGGAA ggaggaggaggacggCCAGTGGAAGGAGGAGCAGAAGCTGGAAGCGCACAGTGACTGGGTCCGAGACGTGGCCTGGGCCCCCTCCATTGGCCTGCCCACCAGCACCATCGCCAGCTGTTCCCAG GATGGTCGTGTGTTTATTTGGACCTGTGATGATGCCTCGGGCAATACGTGGTCCCCCAAATTGCTGCACAAGTTCAATGACGTCGTGTGGCATGTGAGCTGGTCCATCACAGCCAACATTCTGGCCGTCTCCGGCGGAGACAATAAG GTGACCCTGTGGAAAGAGTCGGTTGACGGGCAGTGGGTGTGCATCAGTGATGTCAACAAGGGCCAGGGCTCCGTGTCAGCGTCAGTCACAGAAGGCCAGCAGAACGAACAGTGA
- the SEC13 gene encoding protein SEC13 homolog isoform X3 yields the protein MVSVINTVDTSHEDMIAFRAVLPLQHDAQMDYYGTRLATCSSDRSVKIFDVRNGGQILIADLRGHEGPVWQVAWAHPMYGNILASCSYDRKVIIWKEENGTWEKTHEHSGHDSSVNSVCWAPHDYGLILACGSSDGAISLLTYTGEGQWEVKKINNAHAIGCNAVSWAPAVVPGSLIDQPSGQKPNYIKKFASGGCDNLIKLWKEEEDGQWKEEQKLEAHSDWVRDVAWAPSIGLPTSTIASCSQDGRVFIWTCDDASGNTWSPKLLHKFNDVVWHVSWSITANILAVSGGDNKVTLWKESVDGQWVCISDVNKGQGSVSASVTEGQQNEQ from the exons ATG GTGTCAGTAATTAACACTGTGGACACCTCCCATGAGGACATGATT GCTTTCCGAGCTGTCCTCCCTTTGCAGCACGATGCCCAGATGGACTACTATGGCACCCGCCTGGCAACCTGCTCATCAGATAGGTCTGTCAAAATCTTCGACGTGCGCAATGGAGGGCAGATCCTCATCGCCGACCTCAGGGG TCACGAGGGTCCCGTGTGGCAAGTGGCCTGGGCCCACCCCATGTACGGCAATATCCTGGCGTCCTGCTCCTATGACCGGAAAGTCATTATCTGGAAAGAAGAAAACGGCACCTGGGAGAAGACCCACGAGCACTCAGGACACGACTCCTCAG tAAACTCTGTGTGCTGGGCCCCCCACGACTATGGCCTGATCCTGGCCTGTGGGAGCTCGGATGGGGCTATCTCCCTGCTGACCTACACCGGGGAAGGCCAGTGGGAAGTGAAGAAGATCAACAACGCTCACGCT ATTGGCTGCAATGCTGTCAGCTGGGCCCCTGCTGTTGTACCTGGAAGCCTCATAGACCAGCCGTCAGGACAGAAACCCAATTACATCAAGAAGTTTGCATCAGGTGGCTGTGACAACCTCATCAAGCTGTGGAA ggaggaggaggacggCCAGTGGAAGGAGGAGCAGAAGCTGGAAGCGCACAGTGACTGGGTCCGAGACGTGGCCTGGGCCCCCTCCATTGGCCTGCCCACCAGCACCATCGCCAGCTGTTCCCAG GATGGTCGTGTGTTTATTTGGACCTGTGATGATGCCTCGGGCAATACGTGGTCCCCCAAATTGCTGCACAAGTTCAATGACGTCGTGTGGCATGTGAGCTGGTCCATCACAGCCAACATTCTGGCCGTCTCCGGCGGAGACAATAAG GTGACCCTGTGGAAAGAGTCGGTTGACGGGCAGTGGGTGTGCATCAGTGATGTCAACAAGGGCCAGGGCTCCGTGTCAGCGTCAGTCACAGAAGGCCAGCAGAACGAACAGTGA
- the SEC13 gene encoding protein SEC13 homolog isoform X1 translates to MTTASLSRLLLISPVLFRQQFSSVKTKNTIGAAVSDTDLLVSVINTVDTSHEDMIAFRAVLPLQHDAQMDYYGTRLATCSSDRSVKIFDVRNGGQILIADLRGHEGPVWQVAWAHPMYGNILASCSYDRKVIIWKEENGTWEKTHEHSGHDSSVNSVCWAPHDYGLILACGSSDGAISLLTYTGEGQWEVKKINNAHAIGCNAVSWAPAVVPGSLIDQPSGQKPNYIKKFASGGCDNLIKLWKEEEDGQWKEEQKLEAHSDWVRDVAWAPSIGLPTSTIASCSQDGRVFIWTCDDASGNTWSPKLLHKFNDVVWHVSWSITANILAVSGGDNKVTLWKESVDGQWVCISDVNKGQGSVSASVTEGQQNEQ, encoded by the exons ATGACGACCGCGTCGCTGTCGCGTCTCCTGCTAATCTCTCCTGTCCTCTTCCGTCAACAATTCTCTTCTgtcaaaaccaaaaacaccatAGGAGCTGCTGTATCTGATACCGACCTCTTA GTGTCAGTAATTAACACTGTGGACACCTCCCATGAGGACATGATT GCTTTCCGAGCTGTCCTCCCTTTGCAGCACGATGCCCAGATGGACTACTATGGCACCCGCCTGGCAACCTGCTCATCAGATAGGTCTGTCAAAATCTTCGACGTGCGCAATGGAGGGCAGATCCTCATCGCCGACCTCAGGGG TCACGAGGGTCCCGTGTGGCAAGTGGCCTGGGCCCACCCCATGTACGGCAATATCCTGGCGTCCTGCTCCTATGACCGGAAAGTCATTATCTGGAAAGAAGAAAACGGCACCTGGGAGAAGACCCACGAGCACTCAGGACACGACTCCTCAG tAAACTCTGTGTGCTGGGCCCCCCACGACTATGGCCTGATCCTGGCCTGTGGGAGCTCGGATGGGGCTATCTCCCTGCTGACCTACACCGGGGAAGGCCAGTGGGAAGTGAAGAAGATCAACAACGCTCACGCT ATTGGCTGCAATGCTGTCAGCTGGGCCCCTGCTGTTGTACCTGGAAGCCTCATAGACCAGCCGTCAGGACAGAAACCCAATTACATCAAGAAGTTTGCATCAGGTGGCTGTGACAACCTCATCAAGCTGTGGAA ggaggaggaggacggCCAGTGGAAGGAGGAGCAGAAGCTGGAAGCGCACAGTGACTGGGTCCGAGACGTGGCCTGGGCCCCCTCCATTGGCCTGCCCACCAGCACCATCGCCAGCTGTTCCCAG GATGGTCGTGTGTTTATTTGGACCTGTGATGATGCCTCGGGCAATACGTGGTCCCCCAAATTGCTGCACAAGTTCAATGACGTCGTGTGGCATGTGAGCTGGTCCATCACAGCCAACATTCTGGCCGTCTCCGGCGGAGACAATAAG GTGACCCTGTGGAAAGAGTCGGTTGACGGGCAGTGGGTGTGCATCAGTGATGTCAACAAGGGCCAGGGCTCCGTGTCAGCGTCAGTCACAGAAGGCCAGCAGAACGAACAGTGA